In the genome of Pelagibacterium nitratireducens, one region contains:
- a CDS encoding serine hydrolase, with protein sequence MLDTAEPIPGSEWATIDPKEVGMTSEALGVASRTLEGLTTTSFMAVKGGKTAFSYGDCSRSSYLASTRKSILSMLYGKHVESGAIDLNATMDDLGVFEEDGLLPIERSAKLGDLLKSCSGVYYPAGSPGSDMKNVPERGSKVPGQYFHYNNWDFNVLGAVFEELTGQTVFEAFEKELAAPLRLQDFDPGRQRMLGYGNRSRYLAYHFFLSCRDMARIGLLMARRGNWGGQQLISKSWVAQSTSIMVPVKEMANPKPRVAGYSYLWWIPEVPQNKPYWKDAFVAAGHFGQFILCMPRLDAVFVNRRAVTDEQAIGRNLGTFTEELEPVTMAQFLNVCDIFADGFADVSETVQR encoded by the coding sequence ATGCTGGACACCGCTGAACCAATTCCTGGCTCGGAATGGGCAACGATCGACCCCAAAGAGGTAGGAATGACATCTGAAGCTCTCGGTGTCGCATCCCGGACGCTGGAGGGATTGACCACAACCTCATTCATGGCGGTAAAGGGCGGCAAGACGGCATTTAGTTACGGTGACTGTTCCCGATCCAGCTATCTGGCAAGCACGCGCAAAAGCATTCTCTCAATGCTTTACGGAAAACACGTTGAGTCCGGCGCGATTGATCTCAACGCCACGATGGATGATCTGGGGGTTTTCGAAGAGGACGGCCTTTTGCCTATTGAGCGCAGCGCGAAACTGGGCGATCTGTTGAAATCATGCTCTGGCGTCTACTACCCGGCCGGAAGTCCAGGGAGTGATATGAAAAATGTTCCCGAACGGGGGTCCAAGGTCCCCGGGCAATACTTTCACTATAACAACTGGGATTTTAACGTTCTAGGCGCTGTGTTTGAGGAGCTTACCGGGCAGACGGTCTTTGAGGCTTTTGAAAAGGAACTGGCCGCACCGCTCCGGCTTCAGGACTTTGATCCCGGCCGGCAAAGGATGCTCGGTTACGGCAACCGTTCGCGCTATTTGGCCTATCACTTCTTTCTTTCATGTCGAGACATGGCGCGGATCGGTCTGCTCATGGCGAGGCGCGGAAATTGGGGCGGTCAACAGTTGATATCAAAGAGCTGGGTAGCGCAGAGCACAAGCATCATGGTTCCTGTCAAAGAGATGGCCAACCCCAAGCCCCGCGTTGCCGGATACAGCTATCTTTGGTGGATCCCTGAAGTTCCCCAAAATAAGCCATACTGGAAGGATGCATTTGTCGCAGCTGGCCATTTCGGGCAGTTCATATTGTGCATGCCACGCCTGGATGCCGTCTTTGTAAATCGTCGCGCCGTAACCGATGAACAGGCAATCGGCAGAAACCTGGGAACTTTCACTGAAGAGTTGGAGCCAGTAACAATGGCCCAGTTTCTGAACGTTTGCGATATTTTCGCAGATGGCTTCGCCGACGTTAGCGAAACTGTCCAACGTTAG
- a CDS encoding M55 family metallopeptidase yields MKVFVSVDMEGMAGVTHSDHTKMQGPEYEMARVWMTEEANAVVEGALEAGATDVVVADAHGFMHNILPHKLHRAAQLVSGIPRPLLQMEGIDESFAAAIMIGFHARAGDAIGVLSHTHVGRLAYEVRINGEAVDEITFNTAVAGHFGVPLALVAADDRTVGPLKHTHPWVEFVTTKWAISRFAARSLSPLMAQDAIREGTMRALRRLDEMKVVHVADPIEFEMHFFDPMSAQLASDIPGAERIDGRGIRYVGKDMLEITRIWRLSINAALSSFPL; encoded by the coding sequence ATGAAGGTCTTTGTCTCAGTCGATATGGAAGGTATGGCCGGTGTCACTCACTCCGATCATACCAAGATGCAGGGACCGGAATATGAGATGGCCCGGGTATGGATGACCGAGGAAGCCAACGCGGTCGTGGAAGGTGCGTTGGAGGCCGGTGCGACCGATGTCGTCGTCGCCGATGCACACGGCTTCATGCACAATATCCTACCTCATAAACTTCATAGGGCCGCCCAGCTGGTAAGCGGCATTCCTCGCCCACTTCTGCAGATGGAAGGGATCGATGAATCGTTTGCCGCGGCCATCATGATCGGCTTTCATGCCCGCGCCGGAGATGCCATTGGCGTGCTCTCCCACACCCATGTGGGTAGACTTGCTTACGAAGTTCGCATCAACGGCGAAGCGGTCGATGAAATTACATTCAATACGGCGGTCGCCGGCCATTTCGGCGTGCCGCTCGCGCTCGTGGCGGCGGACGACCGAACCGTCGGCCCCTTGAAGCATACGCATCCCTGGGTGGAATTCGTGACCACCAAATGGGCCATCAGTCGCTTCGCCGCCCGCAGCCTGAGCCCCTTGATGGCACAGGATGCAATCCGCGAAGGCACGATGCGTGCTCTCAGGCGCTTGGACGAGATGAAGGTTGTCCATGTCGCCGATCCGATCGAGTTCGAGATGCATTTCTTTGATCCGATGTCCGCTCAACTCGCGTCCGACATTCCCGGTGCCGAGCGGATCGACGGCAGGGGGATCCGCTATGTCGGCAAGGATATGCTCGAGATCACGCGAATCTGGCGTCTGAGCATCAACGCAGCTCTGAGCTCCTTCCCGCTCTAG
- a CDS encoding 2-hydroxyacid dehydrogenase produces the protein MGVVIVSESSTDEFFERIKAALRQVGIDPHHVRHRSDDEFPYTVLNDADVLLAYGHFRCTEAVMLAAPHLRAVVSPWVGIDGFDVEAATRLGIAVVNGQPEEHSQSMAEAAVMMILAASYGLPQALRAIDTNAPRPATPVAELLAGKTLGIVGYGQIGRRVAALMENWQISVKAHDPFSKTRPTGVDLLPLDQLLRISDVVTLHTTLTAETRHIIDTARLRLMKSDAILVNTARGGLIDEGALFDAMESGHLRGAALDVFETEPLPLDSPLRSLPNVLLTPHMIGQTKQSRAALIDVAVTNVTALLSGKLPDSLRNRDVKRFWLTRWST, from the coding sequence GTGGGCGTAGTGATCGTAAGCGAGAGCAGTACGGACGAGTTTTTCGAACGTATCAAAGCGGCACTGCGTCAAGTGGGTATTGATCCACACCATGTGCGGCATCGATCAGACGATGAGTTTCCCTACACGGTGTTGAACGATGCCGACGTGCTATTGGCCTACGGTCACTTTCGCTGCACCGAAGCTGTGATGCTGGCAGCACCCCATCTCCGGGCTGTAGTTTCCCCTTGGGTAGGCATCGATGGCTTCGACGTTGAGGCAGCCACACGGCTGGGCATCGCCGTCGTCAACGGGCAACCCGAAGAGCACAGCCAAAGTATGGCCGAAGCGGCAGTCATGATGATCCTTGCCGCAAGTTACGGTCTGCCACAGGCCCTGCGCGCAATTGACACCAACGCTCCGCGTCCCGCAACGCCGGTCGCAGAACTGCTTGCCGGCAAAACGCTGGGCATCGTCGGATACGGTCAGATCGGCCGCCGTGTGGCCGCGCTGATGGAGAACTGGCAGATCTCGGTCAAGGCGCACGACCCGTTCTCAAAGACTCGCCCGACCGGCGTTGACCTGCTGCCGCTCGACCAATTGTTGAGGATCAGCGACGTGGTAACGCTGCACACGACTTTGACGGCGGAGACCCGGCATATCATAGATACCGCCCGACTACGCCTGATGAAATCCGACGCCATTCTGGTCAATACCGCACGCGGTGGATTGATTGACGAAGGAGCTCTGTTCGATGCCATGGAATCGGGACACCTTCGCGGTGCGGCACTCGACGTATTCGAGACTGAGCCGCTGCCGCTCGACAGCCCCTTGCGATCCCTGCCCAACGTACTGCTGACACCTCACATGATCGGCCAGACCAAACAGAGCCGGGCCGCCCTGATTGACGTCGCGGTAACCAATGTAACGGCCCTGTTATCAGGGAAGCTGCCCGACTCGCTGCGCAATCGCGACGTCAAGAGATTCTGGCTGACACGCTGGTCCACGTGA
- a CDS encoding RraA family protein yields MMDFTWKDTRLGYTVRKRPESIDIDRARFEGLYTSNVSDVMGKLMTMDHQIKPVVPVQKPIIGHAITVMVHPGANLMVKKAMEMAQPGDVIVVNDQFDRNNALLGGIMAEMAAHKGIAAFVTNGLVRDQEELEAAGVPVFSIGLTPMAPASSRPMGQINTPISCGGVIVHPGDIIIADNSGVVAIPAMDLETVLKRCEALRKKEWDWLHPEVPGEYAIYASTNTELTNTGCEIEPGV; encoded by the coding sequence ATGATGGATTTTACCTGGAAGGATACCCGTCTCGGATACACTGTCCGGAAAAGGCCAGAGAGCATTGACATCGATCGGGCGAGGTTTGAGGGGCTTTACACGTCCAATGTTTCCGACGTCATGGGCAAGTTGATGACAATGGATCATCAGATAAAGCCCGTCGTTCCCGTTCAGAAGCCCATCATCGGGCACGCCATCACCGTCATGGTGCACCCGGGCGCGAACCTGATGGTGAAGAAGGCCATGGAGATGGCCCAGCCGGGTGACGTGATAGTTGTAAACGACCAGTTCGATCGCAACAACGCGCTGCTGGGCGGCATAATGGCGGAGATGGCGGCGCACAAAGGCATTGCGGCGTTTGTGACCAATGGTCTCGTCCGCGATCAGGAAGAACTAGAAGCAGCCGGTGTTCCGGTATTCTCGATTGGCCTCACCCCAATGGCTCCGGCCAGCTCCCGTCCGATGGGGCAGATCAACACGCCGATCAGCTGCGGCGGCGTCATCGTGCACCCAGGCGACATCATCATTGCCGACAACAGCGGTGTGGTGGCTATTCCGGCCATGGATCTCGAGACCGTGCTTAAGCGGTGCGAAGCACTGCGCAAGAAGGAATGGGACTGGCTGCATCCCGAAGTCCCGGGCGAGTACGCCATCTATGCAAGCACGAATACCGAGCTGACGAACACGGGCTGCGAGATCGAACCGGGCGTCTGA
- a CDS encoding ABC transporter permease — protein MLAYIIRRLGQTAVTTFVVVTMIFFLVHLIPGDPALTILGGMAAQPTEEQIQLVRERLGLNLPIQVQYFDYLRGLLTGDLGTSLVSNRPVTYDILLRLPRTLQIAVPALILATLVGIPLGILAAIRRGRLSDLLVSTTSVAAFSLPSFVTGLFLVVIFAIQLNWLPSSGWVSPTENFPGFLSRIVLPTIALAVAPAGLIMRMMRSSMLEQLGQDYVTTARAKGLIENRVIYRHVLRNSMTPVVTSLGLQAGFLFTGSVIVENVFNWPGIGTMLLDSVINRDYPVIQGLVLIVALTFVLINLLTDLTYGLIDPRIRYD, from the coding sequence ATGCTCGCTTACATCATTCGACGATTGGGTCAGACCGCCGTTACCACCTTCGTGGTGGTTACGATGATCTTCTTCCTTGTCCACCTGATCCCCGGTGACCCAGCTTTGACAATTCTGGGGGGTATGGCCGCGCAACCCACCGAAGAACAGATCCAGCTGGTTCGAGAGCGTCTCGGGCTCAATCTGCCAATCCAGGTTCAATACTTCGACTACCTGCGTGGCCTGCTGACAGGTGATCTGGGAACGTCACTGGTCAGCAATCGTCCAGTTACTTACGATATACTGCTTCGACTCCCGCGGACGCTGCAGATCGCCGTGCCTGCCCTGATCCTTGCGACCTTGGTCGGAATCCCTCTGGGGATTCTGGCAGCGATCCGCCGGGGCCGGCTCAGTGACCTGCTCGTTTCGACAACCTCGGTTGCTGCCTTTTCACTTCCTTCATTCGTGACCGGACTATTCCTCGTCGTCATTTTCGCAATCCAGCTCAACTGGCTGCCGTCCAGCGGCTGGGTCTCTCCCACCGAGAATTTCCCCGGCTTCCTCTCGCGCATCGTCCTTCCGACGATCGCGCTGGCGGTCGCTCCGGCCGGGCTCATCATGCGCATGATGCGCTCGAGTATGCTCGAGCAGCTGGGGCAGGATTACGTTACGACCGCGCGGGCCAAGGGCCTCATCGAGAACCGCGTGATCTATCGTCATGTCCTGCGCAATTCGATGACGCCGGTGGTCACCTCGCTCGGCCTTCAGGCCGGCTTCCTGTTCACGGGAAGTGTCATCGTCGAGAATGTTTTCAACTGGCCCGGGATCGGAACGATGCTGCTGGATTCGGTGATCAACCGGGACTACCCCGTCATCCAAGGGTTGGTCCTGATCGTGGCGCTTACGTTCGTACTGATCAATCTTCTCACCGACCTGACCTACGGTCTTATCGATCCGAGGATTCGTTATGACTGA
- a CDS encoding ABC transporter ATP-binding protein, whose amino-acid sequence MSVLDVRDLQIQFDTAVGAVRAVKGISFSVGKGRTLAVVGESGCGKSVTAMALMRLLRSPGKIVGGQMLLELGGKTVDLAALDPKGAKIRGIRGNQMAMIFQEPMTSLNPLHTIGRQIMEPIMLHLGLARAQARAKAVEMLVAVGIPAAESRLDDYPHQLSGGMRQRVMIAMALSCNPALLIADEPTTALDVTIQAQVLKLMNDLRTQLDSSILFITHDLGVVAQMADDVIVMYLGQIVEQASVSDLFRNPVHPYTQGLMNSVPTMVIGKTDRLIPIKGSVPNPMSVKQGCSFASRCPHVMEKCRVHEPPLESVGSAHLSACWLNKPQRVDRAH is encoded by the coding sequence ATGTCAGTTTTGGACGTTCGGGACCTTCAAATTCAGTTTGACACCGCAGTCGGTGCGGTGCGTGCCGTGAAGGGGATAAGCTTTTCCGTCGGCAAGGGTCGGACGCTAGCCGTGGTCGGCGAAAGTGGCTGCGGAAAGTCGGTCACCGCGATGGCGCTAATGCGTCTGCTTCGGTCTCCCGGAAAAATTGTCGGCGGGCAGATGCTGCTGGAATTGGGAGGCAAGACAGTCGACCTGGCCGCCTTGGACCCCAAAGGGGCAAAAATCCGTGGCATCCGCGGCAATCAGATGGCTATGATTTTCCAGGAGCCCATGACCTCGCTCAATCCGTTGCACACGATCGGTCGCCAGATCATGGAGCCTATAATGTTGCATCTGGGATTAGCGCGAGCGCAGGCCCGTGCCAAGGCGGTCGAGATGCTGGTGGCGGTGGGCATCCCGGCCGCCGAATCTCGGCTCGACGACTATCCCCATCAGCTTTCGGGCGGCATGCGGCAGCGCGTGATGATCGCCATGGCCCTGTCTTGCAATCCTGCCCTTCTGATCGCCGATGAGCCGACGACGGCGCTGGACGTGACAATCCAGGCGCAGGTTCTCAAGCTGATGAATGACCTGAGGACGCAGCTCGACTCCTCGATCCTATTCATTACTCACGACCTCGGTGTTGTGGCGCAAATGGCCGACGACGTAATCGTCATGTATCTCGGGCAGATCGTGGAGCAGGCGAGTGTCTCCGATCTGTTCCGCAATCCGGTTCATCCCTACACCCAAGGCCTGATGAACTCGGTTCCCACGATGGTGATCGGCAAGACGGATCGACTCATCCCCATCAAGGGGTCGGTTCCAAACCCAATGTCGGTCAAGCAGGGCTGCAGTTTTGCATCCCGGTGCCCCCACGTCATGGAGAAGTGCCGCGTCCATGAGCCTCCACTGGAAAGCGTAGGCTCGGCACACCTCTCCGCATGCTGGTTGAACAAACCGCAAAGAGTGGACCGGGCCCACTGA
- a CDS encoding ABC transporter substrate-binding protein: MTLQRKTLTAALASCLAFAVGSTHAQTPEPEATLGGELRVGIARDVVNMVPWVAQGASVYIVQQNVYDNLITYDDEGNLTGELAESWEIVDPTTYVLKLRQNVVFHDGDTFDAEDAKVSLDRMRDPTGTSALASQLSSIAEVNVIDPYTIELKLSEPNVVVLSILASSTAHVLSKEWLETEPDLTTEMNGTGPFMFIEFEPGVRTVLERNPNYWKEGLPYLDRLVAIPYADDSSRINALRSGEVNFIEYVPYVEFDSLRQDDQFDLQSGVGPYNILVLNINEEPFDDIRVRQALNYLIDREQLIMLVSEGEGTPMQVGLLQPDDPFYSADLETWTFDPDRALELIQEAGYDGFSDIGFTLTSSTVTIHQDMATVVQALLQGFGMNVSIEIVDVPTLLEYRGNGAYVAMMDGYSNAYQDPDAYSRYFETGGAGYANAVGLSDEILDEMIDRGRAATDVAERKEAYHEFEERLIELAPWYFGFFRPQGEAMIQDVNGYRRWPSGLGGQSTSRMEYVWIQQ, encoded by the coding sequence ATGACTCTTCAACGGAAGACTCTTACCGCCGCACTTGCTTCCTGCCTGGCATTTGCCGTCGGCAGCACGCATGCGCAGACCCCGGAGCCTGAGGCTACCCTCGGCGGGGAATTGCGGGTGGGTATCGCCCGCGACGTCGTCAATATGGTGCCGTGGGTCGCGCAAGGGGCCAGCGTCTATATCGTCCAGCAAAACGTCTACGACAATCTGATCACCTACGACGATGAAGGGAACCTGACGGGAGAGCTCGCTGAATCCTGGGAGATTGTCGACCCGACGACATATGTGCTCAAGCTGCGGCAGAACGTCGTCTTCCACGACGGGGATACCTTCGATGCCGAGGATGCGAAAGTGTCGCTGGACCGAATGAGGGATCCCACCGGCACCTCTGCGCTGGCCTCACAACTATCCTCGATCGCAGAGGTCAACGTCATCGATCCCTATACGATCGAACTGAAACTGTCCGAGCCCAATGTCGTCGTACTGTCTATCTTGGCGTCATCGACGGCGCATGTCCTGAGCAAGGAATGGCTCGAAACCGAGCCCGACCTCACGACCGAGATGAACGGGACGGGCCCCTTCATGTTTATCGAATTCGAGCCGGGCGTCCGGACCGTTCTCGAGCGCAATCCCAACTACTGGAAAGAAGGGTTGCCCTATCTCGACCGGCTCGTGGCCATTCCCTACGCGGATGACAGCTCGCGCATAAACGCTCTGCGCTCGGGCGAGGTCAATTTCATCGAGTACGTTCCATACGTGGAGTTCGATTCCCTTCGTCAAGACGATCAGTTTGATCTTCAATCGGGTGTCGGGCCGTACAACATCCTTGTTCTGAACATCAATGAAGAGCCCTTCGACGATATACGGGTTCGTCAGGCCCTGAACTACCTCATCGACCGAGAGCAACTCATCATGCTGGTTTCAGAAGGCGAAGGCACACCGATGCAGGTCGGACTGCTCCAGCCGGACGATCCCTTCTACAGCGCAGACCTCGAGACTTGGACATTCGATCCCGATCGCGCGCTCGAACTCATCCAGGAGGCCGGCTACGACGGGTTCTCCGACATCGGGTTCACCCTTACGTCGTCCACGGTGACGATCCACCAGGACATGGCGACCGTAGTGCAGGCTCTCCTGCAAGGCTTCGGTATGAACGTCTCGATCGAGATCGTCGACGTACCGACTCTTCTTGAGTACCGCGGAAACGGCGCCTATGTCGCCATGATGGACGGCTATTCCAACGCGTACCAAGATCCCGATGCCTACTCCCGGTATTTCGAGACGGGCGGCGCCGGATACGCTAACGCCGTCGGGCTCTCCGACGAGATACTCGATGAGATGATTGACCGGGGTCGTGCCGCAACCGATGTTGCAGAACGCAAAGAGGCCTATCACGAGTTCGAAGAACGACTTATCGAACTCGCCCCCTGGTACTTCGGCTTCTTCCGTCCGCAAGGCGAGGCCATGATCCAGGACGTGAACGGCTACAGGCGTTGGCCCAGCGGGCTCGGTGGTCAGTCCACCAGCCGGATGGAGTACGTCTGGATCCAGCAATAA
- a CDS encoding LysR substrate-binding domain-containing protein produces MIADRAPPSEDTIVNAINYRQLEIFHAVMTTGSVTAAASALNLSQPAVTKILRSTEERLGFFLFHRVGGRMVPSDDALVILHDVERLLQDMSSVNQTIVNVRLGRSGALNIVGVPPMCQVIIPKAIAKFARERPEVQISFAQRDGNVVMQYVASQRADVGLSFLVPLHSSVDSATLSERDMVCIVPRGHYLADRSCVTAADLEHEQFISYPQDSRLQPLISTAFTSSKSEVPRRIQATSIVTTWALVQQGAGIGIVENISRLNELYDNIVAVPFQPSISVRLDCITPRNKPPSRLAQQFIQTVLEMLAE; encoded by the coding sequence ATGATCGCTGATCGCGCCCCCCCTTCCGAGGATACCATTGTGAACGCCATCAATTACCGTCAGCTGGAGATCTTCCATGCCGTAATGACCACTGGGTCCGTAACCGCAGCCGCAAGCGCCCTTAACCTAAGCCAGCCCGCAGTAACAAAGATACTGCGAAGCACCGAAGAACGTTTAGGATTTTTTTTATTCCACCGGGTTGGCGGACGAATGGTTCCATCCGATGATGCACTGGTGATCCTACACGATGTCGAGCGCCTGCTTCAGGACATGAGCTCGGTCAACCAGACTATAGTCAACGTTCGGCTTGGCCGCAGCGGAGCGCTGAATATCGTCGGCGTTCCCCCGATGTGTCAGGTCATTATTCCCAAAGCTATCGCCAAATTTGCGCGGGAAAGACCCGAGGTTCAGATCAGCTTCGCCCAAAGAGATGGCAACGTCGTGATGCAATATGTGGCGTCGCAACGAGCGGATGTGGGCCTGTCATTTCTGGTCCCCTTGCACTCCAGCGTCGACTCGGCGACGCTCAGCGAGCGCGACATGGTTTGCATCGTCCCGCGCGGCCATTATCTCGCCGACCGCTCCTGCGTGACTGCGGCGGATCTGGAGCATGAGCAGTTTATTTCATATCCGCAGGACAGCAGGCTCCAGCCGCTGATTTCCACGGCCTTTACCTCCAGCAAGTCCGAAGTACCCCGCCGCATACAGGCAACTTCGATCGTCACCACTTGGGCGCTCGTCCAACAAGGTGCCGGCATCGGCATAGTCGAGAATATATCGAGGCTGAACGAGCTGTACGACAATATCGTGGCCGTGCCGTTTCAACCCTCGATCTCGGTGCGGCTTGACTGCATCACGCCTCGAAACAAGCCGCCTTCGCGGCTGGCCCAGCAGTTTATTCAAACCGTACTTGAAATGCTCGCCGAATGA
- a CDS encoding ABC transporter ATP-binding protein: MTVTTKENLLEVNNLQKHFPVRRGLLRRVSGHIKAVDDVNLSIEKGETIGLVGESGCGKTTVGRAILRLTPATRGDIMFSSRALAREGETTRRINVADTGPEDLRKLRRDMQIIFQDPYSSLDPRMNVADLIGEPLYVHGIARGRELLDRVEEMMIAVGLNADHMRRFPHEFSGGQRQRIGIARALVLRPQFIVADEPISALDVSIQAQVVTLLQDLQEQFDLTYLVVAHDLTVVRYLSNRVAVMYLGKIVELATAEALFASPLHPYTEALLSAVPLPNPDVKVDQIILEGDVPSPLNPPTGCRFHPRCRYAQDICRRDIPETREMGDNHQVACHFAETLKLRPFAAALQ, translated from the coding sequence ATGACCGTGACGACCAAAGAAAACCTGTTGGAAGTGAATAACCTGCAGAAACATTTTCCGGTTCGGCGGGGGCTGCTGCGGCGGGTTTCCGGGCATATCAAGGCCGTAGACGACGTCAACCTTAGCATCGAAAAAGGGGAGACCATAGGACTGGTCGGTGAAAGCGGCTGCGGCAAAACCACCGTGGGTCGTGCTATATTGCGCCTCACGCCCGCAACACGTGGCGATATCATGTTCTCTAGCAGGGCTTTGGCACGCGAGGGAGAGACGACGCGCCGGATCAATGTCGCCGACACGGGGCCAGAAGATCTGCGGAAACTTCGGCGCGATATGCAGATCATCTTCCAGGATCCCTATTCTTCCCTCGACCCACGGATGAACGTTGCCGACCTCATTGGCGAACCATTGTACGTCCATGGCATTGCGCGCGGCCGTGAACTTCTGGACCGCGTGGAGGAGATGATGATCGCCGTGGGGCTCAATGCGGATCACATGAGACGCTTTCCTCACGAATTCTCCGGTGGTCAGCGGCAGCGCATCGGCATCGCCCGTGCCTTGGTTCTGCGCCCGCAGTTCATAGTCGCCGACGAACCTATCTCCGCGCTCGATGTGTCGATCCAGGCGCAGGTGGTGACGCTGCTCCAGGATCTGCAGGAACAGTTTGACCTGACCTATCTGGTGGTCGCCCACGATCTGACGGTTGTTCGCTATCTCAGCAACCGCGTGGCGGTGATGTACCTGGGAAAGATCGTCGAACTCGCGACAGCCGAAGCGCTGTTCGCATCGCCGCTGCATCCCTATACCGAGGCACTTCTTTCGGCCGTCCCGCTCCCGAACCCCGATGTGAAGGTCGACCAGATTATCCTCGAAGGCGATGTCCCCAGCCCACTCAATCCCCCAACCGGGTGCCGATTCCACCCCCGGTGCCGCTATGCACAAGACATCTGTCGCAGGGATATCCCGGAAACCCGAGAGATGGGCGACAATCATCAGGTCGCATGCCATTTCGCGGAAACGCTCAAACTCAGGCCTTTTGCCGCTGCACTTCAGTAA
- a CDS encoding creatininase family protein: protein MTTRKFELARMSYREAETAFKDNPVILIPMGSTEQHGPQTPTGDYRLANALSLDLAQRTGAISAPVIPFSEGAAARHFPGAVPLRRETLYNLVWDVCRSFTRFGLDHIMLVCGDHGNVPIMENLLRDFKDSQGVRLAMVEQYRWFTPEWLAEIYAQPSPPIGHGADPIMSLNMHLFPDDVRHDLVETEVKQDFQGLKPLGFTQMRFDKNMFYLPVDYNELSPNGVRGDASIASSEVGAQIWSGFLDRGVEIIERFKQVDTRCEPSSW from the coding sequence ATGACCACTCGCAAGTTCGAACTCGCCCGCATGTCCTACCGCGAAGCTGAGACCGCTTTTAAGGACAACCCGGTTATTCTCATCCCAATGGGATCCACCGAACAGCACGGCCCCCAGACCCCCACCGGCGACTATCGCCTGGCCAACGCTCTGTCTCTGGACTTGGCGCAGCGAACCGGCGCCATTAGCGCTCCCGTCATCCCGTTCTCGGAAGGCGCCGCTGCCCGACATTTTCCCGGTGCAGTCCCCTTGCGCAGGGAAACGCTCTACAACCTAGTGTGGGACGTCTGTCGCAGCTTCACGCGCTTCGGCCTTGATCACATCATGCTGGTTTGTGGGGATCACGGCAACGTTCCGATTATGGAAAATTTGCTCCGCGATTTCAAGGACTCTCAAGGTGTTCGCCTGGCAATGGTGGAGCAGTATCGCTGGTTCACGCCCGAATGGCTGGCCGAGATCTACGCGCAACCGTCTCCGCCGATAGGTCACGGCGCCGACCCGATCATGTCGCTCAATATGCACCTGTTCCCCGACGATGTCCGACACGATCTGGTGGAAACCGAGGTCAAGCAGGACTTCCAGGGGCTTAAACCGCTCGGCTTCACTCAGATGCGGTTCGACAAGAACATGTTCTACCTGCCGGTCGACTACAATGAGCTGTCCCCCAACGGCGTGCGGGGAGATGCCAGCATCGCAAGTAGCGAGGTAGGAGCCCAGATCTGGTCCGGCTTCCTAGACCGTGGTGTCGAGATCATCGAGCGCTTCAAGCAGGTCGATACGCGCTGTGAACCCAGCTCCTGGTAA
- a CDS encoding ABC transporter permease, protein MISIVCLGVIAVLTVFGPWMTPHEPWQVNVTKRFAGPSVENWLGNDEFGRDIFSNIVHGARISLAVSFSSMVFAGVVGAIIGMIAGYFRGAWEMIAMRGADIMLCFPPMLMAIFLVALTGPSVANLVFVIGILFIPRFARIAHSSTLSVAEIQFVEGARAIGARRWFILLRHILPNIVAPLFVQFSLGLGSAILIESGLSFLGLGPPPPEASWGRMISTAQRFLSANPLGVFWPSLFISVTVISVNLLGDALRDTLDPRLRSQMK, encoded by the coding sequence GTGATCAGCATCGTCTGCCTTGGGGTGATCGCGGTTCTGACCGTATTTGGTCCATGGATGACGCCGCACGAGCCGTGGCAGGTCAATGTGACCAAGCGGTTTGCCGGGCCATCCGTAGAGAATTGGCTCGGCAACGATGAATTCGGTCGCGACATCTTCTCCAACATCGTTCACGGGGCACGCATCAGCCTTGCTGTCAGCTTCAGCAGCATGGTTTTCGCGGGTGTAGTCGGCGCCATCATAGGAATGATCGCGGGATATTTCCGCGGCGCATGGGAAATGATCGCGATGCGCGGGGCCGACATCATGCTCTGCTTTCCCCCGATGCTAATGGCAATTTTTCTCGTCGCGCTGACCGGGCCGAGCGTTGCCAACCTTGTCTTCGTCATCGGCATATTGTTCATCCCGAGGTTTGCGCGGATTGCCCACAGCAGCACCTTGTCGGTGGCCGAAATTCAATTTGTGGAAGGAGCCCGGGCCATCGGTGCTCGAAGATGGTTCATCCTGCTTCGGCATATCCTCCCCAACATTGTGGCGCCGCTGTTCGTGCAGTTCTCGCTTGGCCTGGGCTCCGCGATCCTAATCGAGTCGGGACTAAGCTTCCTCGGCCTCGGTCCTCCGCCTCCCGAAGCGTCCTGGGGGCGCATGATTTCAACGGCGCAGCGGTTCCTGTCCGCAAATCCCCTCGGCGTTTTCTGGCCGTCCCTTTTCATCTCGGTGACCGTCATCTCGGTCAACCTGCTCGGGGACGCCCTGCGAGACACGCTTGATCCGCGCTTGCGCAGTCAGATGAAGTAA